The following coding sequences are from one Oncorhynchus clarkii lewisi isolate Uvic-CL-2024 chromosome 20, UVic_Ocla_1.0, whole genome shotgun sequence window:
- the LOC139375906 gene encoding volume-regulated anion channel subunit LRRC8D-like — translation MFTITELASLNDIQPTYRILKPWWDVFMDYLGVVMLMLSIFAMTMQITKDQVACLPCLEKAVAGPNSWTSQSPQETASSAVSITTVFATPMATKDLPDSAVHEVHNTQPIVVKREGKMQQPRPTGIQTNLDYQQYVFVNQMCYHIALPWYSKYFPYLSLIHTLVLMVSSNFWFKYPKTSSKIEHFVSILGRCFESPWTTKALSETACEDSEENKQRLTGTTSAQRELSQETKDENAANSSTPMLGNTGVKFSADKPIAEAPSMTILDKKDGEQAKALFEKVRKFRAHVEDSDFIYKLYVAQTVVKTVKFILILSYTSTFIAAIEFHHICEPKIKHLTGYEQFFCTHNMAFMLRKLLLSYMALILIYGMVCLYSLHWLFRRPLKEYSFEKVREESSFSDIPDVKNDFAFLLHMVDQYDQLYSKRFGVFLSEVSENKLREISLNHEWTFEKLRQLVTRNPQDQQELHLFMLSGLPNAVFDLTDLEILKLELIPEVRFSAKVSQMTSLQELHLCHCPAKVEQTAFVFLRDHLRCLHVKFTDVAEIPAWVYLLRSLRELNLVGNLSSENNKMIGLECMRDLKHLKTLYLKSNLTKIPSNLTELSPHLIKLVVHNDGTKLLVLNSLKKMTNLADLELHNCELERIPHAIFSLTNLQELDLKSNNIRTIEEVISFQHLKRLTCLKLWHNKIITIPASIGQVKSLESLHLSHNKLETLPPALFHLPKLRHLDVSHNSITVIPPDLGLLQNLQHFAINANKVEVLPKQLFRCTKLKFLCLSNNVLTNLPETVGQLVHLAQLELRGNCLDRLPSLLGNCRLLRKNSLIVEDHLFDTLPVEVKESISRETNVSFASGL, via the coding sequence ATGTTTACCATCACAGAGTTAGCGTCGCTGAACGACATCCAGCCGACCTACCGCATCCTAAAACCATGGTGGGACGTCTTCATGGACTACCTGGGGGTGGTCATGCTCATGTTGTCCATCTTCGCCATGACGATGCAGATCACAAAGGACCAGGTGGCGTGCCTTCCATGCCTGGAGAAAGCAGTGGCAGGGCCAAACTCTTGGACATCCCAAAGTCCACAAGAAACCGCCTCATCAGCAGTTAGCATAACGACAGTGTTTGCTACACCAATGGCCACTAAAGATCTACCAGACAGTGCAGTACATGAGGTCCACAACACCCAGCCCATCGTTGTGAAGCGAGAGGGCAAAATGCAGCAACCCAGGCCCACAGGGATCCAAACCAACTTAGATTATCAGCAGTATGTCTTTGTCAACCAAATGTGTTACCACATAGCCTTGCCCTGGTACTCAAAGTACTTCCCGTACCTCTCCCTCATCCACACCCTTGTGCTTATGGTTAGTAGTAACTTCTGGTTCAAATACCCCAAGACAAGCTCAAAGATTGAACACTTTGTGTCCATTCTCGGACGGTGCTTTGAGTCTCCGTGGACTACAAAGGCTTTGTCCGAGACAGCCTGTGAGGATTCTGAGGAGAACAAGCAGAGACTGACTGGCACCACTTCAGCACAGAGAGAGTTATCACAGGAAACTAAAGATGAAAATGCTGCAAACTCATCTACCCCTATGCTTGGGAATACAGGAGTCAAGTTCTCAGCAGATAAGCCTATTGCTGAAGCCCCAAGTATGACTATCCTGGACAAGAAAGATGGGGAGCAGGCCAAGGCTCTATTTGAGAAGGTGCGGAAATTCCGCGCCCATGTGGAGGACAGCGATTTCATCTACAAGCTCTATGTAGCTCAGACTGTGGTCAAAACGGTCAAGTTTATTTTGATTCTGTCCTATACGTCAACATTTATTGCTGCCATCGAGTTTCATCACATATGTGAACCCAAAATCAAACACTTAACCGGATATGAGCAGTTCTTTTGTACCCACAACATGGCTTTCATGTTGAGAAAGCTCCTCCTCAGCTACATGGCCCTCATATTGATCTATGGGATGGTCTGCTTGTATTCCCTCCACTGGCTGTTCAGGCGCCCCCTTAAAGAGTACTCATTTGAgaaagtcagagaggagagtagcTTCAGTGACATTCCTGATGTGAAGAACGACTTTGCGTTCCTTCTGCACATGGTCGATCAGTACGACCAGCTGTATTCCAAACGGTTTGGTGTCTTCCTCTCGGAGGTCAGCGAGAACAAGCTGAGGGAGATCAGTCTAAACCACGAGTGGACATTTGAGAAGCTCAGACAGCTTGTGACCCGAAATCCCCAAGACCAGCAGGAGCTCCACCTCTTCATGCTTTCTGGTCTCCCCAATGCAGTGTTTGACCTCACCGACCTGGAAATACTTAAACTAGAGCTAATTCCTGAGGTCAGGTTTTCGGCAAAGGTTTCCCAAATGACCAGTCTGCAGGAGCTGCACCTTTGCCACTGCCCTGCCAAAGTTGAGCAGACTGCATTTGTCTTTCTCCGTGACCACCTCCGCTGCCTTCATGTCAAGTTCACAGACGTCGCTGAGATCCCAGCATGGGTTTATTTGTTGAGGAGTTTGAGGGAGCTAAACTTAGTAGGGAATTTAAGCTCAGAAAACAACAAAATGATAGGACTAGAGTGCATGCGTGATTTGAAACATCTTAAGACATTATATCTGAAGAGCAACCTCACCAAGATCCCCTCAAACCTCACTGAGCTGTCCCCACACCTGATCAAACTGGTGGTGCATAACGATGGTACTAAACTACTTGTACTGAACAGCCTCAAGAAGATGACAAACCTCGCCGATCTGGAGCTGCACAACTGTGAGCTGGAGAGGATCCCCCATGCTATTTTCAGCTTAACCAACCTTCAAGAGCTGGACCTCAAATCCAACAACATTCGCACCATCGAAGAGGTCATCAGCTTTCAGCACCTCAAGAGGTTGACCTGCCTCAAATTGTGGCACAACAAAATCATCACCATTCCAGCCTCAATAGGCCAGGTCAAGTCTTTGGAGTCACTTCATCTTTCACACAACAAACTGGAGACGCTCCCGCCGGCGCTGTTCCACCTCCCCAAGCTGAGGCACTTGGATGTCAGTCACAACTCCATCACAGTGATCCCGCCGGACTTGGGTCTCCTGCAGAACCTCCAGCACTTCGCAATCAATGCAAACAAGGTGGAGGTGCTGCCCAAGCAGCTGTTCAGGTGCACCAAGCTAAAGTTCCTGTGTCTGAGCAATAATGTCCTCACCAACCTGCCTGAGACTGTGGGTCAGTTGGTGCATCTTGCTCAGCTGGAGCTGAGGGGGAACTGTCTGGACCGCCTTCCCTCACTGCTGGGGAACTGTCGCCTTCTACGTAAAAACAGCCTCATTGTAGAGGACCACCTTTTTGACACTTTGCCTGTAGAGGTAAAGGAGAGCATTAGTCGGGAGACCAATGTGTCCTTTGCGAGTGGCTTATAG